A region of Oryctolagus cuniculus chromosome 3, mOryCun1.1, whole genome shotgun sequence DNA encodes the following proteins:
- the LOC100346532 gene encoding cytochrome c oxidase subunit 4 isoform 1, mitochondrial-like — MLATRVLSLVGRWAISTSVCVRAHGSVVKSEDYALPSYVDWRDYPLPDMAHVKQLSASQKAPKEKEKAPWSSLTRDEKVELYHIQFNESFTEMNWGTNEWKTVVGTALFFIGFTALILIWEKHYVYGPIPHTFDKEWVEEVELAAAEHSQRCARTGNPRQTAPVLINDPCPRGPLGRELNASVCYLKQ; from the coding sequence ATGTTGGCCACTAGGGTGCTGAGCCTCGTCGGCAGGTGGGCGATTTCCACCTCAGTGTGCGTGCGGGCGCACGGGAGCGTTGTGAAGAGCGAGGACTACGCTCTCCCAAGCTACGTGGACTGGCGTGACTACCCCCTGCCCGACATGGCGCATGTGAAGCAGCTGTCTGCCAGCCAGAAGGCCccgaaggagaaggagaaggccCCCTGGAGCAGCCTCACCAGGGACGAGAAGGTCGAGTTGTATCACATTCAGTTCAACGAGAGCTTCACTGAGATGAACTGGGGCACGAATGAGTGGAAGACGGTGGTGGGCACGGCCCTGTTCTTCATCGGCTTCACTGCCCTCATCCTGATCTGGGAGAAGCACTACGTGTACGGCCCCATCCCGCACACCTTCGACAAGGAGTGGGTGGAAGAAGTAGAGCTCGCTGCCGCAGAACACTCGCAGCGCTGCGCACGCACAGGAAACCCACGTCAGACAGCGCCAGTCCTAATAAACGACCCGTGTCCCCGAGGTCCTCTTGGACGAGAACTAAATGCAAGCGTCTGTTATTTAAAACAATAG